The Candidatus Zixiibacteriota bacterium genome has a window encoding:
- the tuf gene encoding elongation factor Tu, whose translation MAKEKFDRSKPHVNVGTIGHVDHGKTTLTAAITMVMASRTGTAIRSFDSIDNAPEERERGITIATSHVEYQSANRHYAHVDCPGHADYVKNMITGAAQMDGAILVVSAADGPMPQTREHILLARQVGVPYIVVFMNKVDMVDDPELLDLVELEVRDLLSSYDFPGDEIPVIRGSALKAMQAGADGKTEDDSFKAVLELVEALDTYVPEPKREMDKPFLMPVEDVFSITGRGTVGTGRIERGIVKQGEEVEIVGFGETKKTVCTGVEMFRKILDEGRAGDNVGLLLRGVDKEELERGMVIAKPGSVTPHKKFTAEVYVLTKEEGGRHTPFFTGYRPQFYFRTTDVTGVAHLPQNVEMVMPGDNIQMEVELITPIAMEEGLRFAIREGGRTIGAGVIAKIVE comes from the coding sequence ATGGCGAAGGAGAAGTTTGATCGTTCGAAGCCGCACGTGAACGTTGGCACGATAGGTCACGTGGATCACGGGAAGACGACGTTGACGGCGGCGATCACGATGGTGATGGCGAGCCGTACGGGTACGGCGATACGGTCGTTTGATTCGATTGACAATGCTCCGGAGGAGCGTGAGCGGGGTATCACGATCGCGACGTCTCATGTGGAGTACCAGTCGGCGAATCGTCATTATGCTCATGTGGACTGTCCGGGTCATGCGGATTACGTGAAGAACATGATAACGGGTGCGGCGCAGATGGACGGTGCGATACTGGTGGTATCGGCGGCGGACGGTCCGATGCCTCAGACGCGCGAGCACATTTTGTTGGCTCGTCAGGTGGGTGTTCCGTACATCGTGGTGTTCATGAACAAGGTTGACATGGTTGACGATCCGGAGCTTTTGGATTTGGTGGAGTTAGAGGTCCGAGACCTGTTGAGTTCGTATGATTTTCCTGGGGATGAGATCCCGGTGATCCGGGGTTCGGCGTTGAAGGCGATGCAGGCGGGAGCGGACGGGAAGACGGAGGACGATTCGTTCAAGGCGGTATTGGAGTTGGTGGAGGCCTTGGACACGTACGTACCGGAGCCGAAGCGGGAGATGGACAAGCCGTTTTTGATGCCGGTGGAGGACGTTTTTTCGATTACGGGACGCGGGACGGTGGGGACGGGCCGAATCGAGCGTGGGATCGTGAAGCAGGGAGAGGAAGTGGAGATCGTCGGATTTGGGGAGACGAAGAAGACGGTGTGCACGGGGGTGGAGATGTTCCGGAAGATCCTTGATGAGGGTCGCGCGGGGGACAACGTGGGATTGTTGCTTCGCGGGGTTGATAAGGAGGAGCTGGAGCGGGGGATGGTGATCGCGAAGCCGGGTTCGGTGACGCCGCACAAGAAGTTTACGGCGGAGGTGTACGTCTTGACGAAGGAGGAGGGAGGTCGTCACACGCCGTTTTTCACGGGGTATCGTCCGCAGTTTTATTTTCGGACGACGGACGTGACGGGGGTAGCGCATCTACCGCAGAATGTGGAGATGGTGATGCCGGGTGACAACATCCAGATGGAAGTGGAGTTGATCACGCCGATCGCGATGGAAGAAGGTCTTCGGTTTGCGATCCGGGAAGGCGGCCGCACGATCGGCGCCGGTGTGATCGCCAAGATTGTCGAGTAA